A part of Terriglobus roseus genomic DNA contains:
- a CDS encoding TonB-dependent receptor gives MRPNRIVMLPLLAASAVVMSLPAAAQFDSGAVIGYVRDSAGAAIPNATVSLTNVETSVTVTRKADGEGKFEFPSVKIGDYRVTADAGGFSRSDSGVFSLNVNARQRVDLSLKPGSASDVVEVTAAASLLETENSSKSQLIGTREVENLPLNGRSYADLTLLSTGVRKSALENNGTTSSREASFNVNGIRSAFNNFLLDGLDNNNYGTSNQGFANENIAPSPDAVDEFRVETNNYSAEFGRQVGAVINAAVRRGTNQFHGRAWDYVRNTMFNATGPFLAPGQTKPKFIRNQFGGTLGGYIWKDHTFFFGDYEGVRQIFNNASTASTILTNNQRNGLFYLNDDTSNPNNAIPLQDPITGRTFLGSIPQAQWTTFARNVVAALPTTNVAGLSNNFVIAPRGIINDDKGDFRLDHTFNQKVTIFARYSQHRGYIYDPPGITGIAGGNSNGNVTIRNKNIMGGVTWAVTPSQLLDARFGWSRNIGQKFPVNVGQQSILVQSGITDGLPTDPRIVRSLNAQSVTGYSQFGNQSSNPQFQNPMVFNPKVNYTIVKGKHSVKFGYEFQEIHTELNDFNPSYGQDNYAGQYSKNGNPVNTTVTGSNPSLSSQLQQAQNMADFLFGNRSSYSLTTYAIVNLRQRYNFMYVQDDIKVTPQLTVNAGLRYEIVTPQWERDNKLANFDPATKTLVQAKNGSIYDRSLVNTPKKNFGPRLGFAYQMSPKTVMRGGYGIGYTQWNRAGGENNLTYNGPNVVNASISQVAPTAAALCTSDTQLQSACFRQTQQGYSNVLTTAAYFNPANVTSRYIPKNFQTGYLQSYFLGVQQQLGNGWLMDLSYVGNKGTHFQILADYNQATPCVGSTCGNLAARRPVQGFGDIEIAWGGGSTNYNSMQFKVEKRTKLGLYLLNAFTWSRDFDLSGGHLETSNGDNSRVNYANPSMDYGPSGYDQPLADTLSVVYDLPYGRGRRFGSNANKFVDEVLGGWQLTLINNMTSGAPININYSLSSGSSLFGTDLYTYRPNRNVGVPLYGSRTKTATTVTGVFNSAAFSIPTTSPWGTASRNLGRTNGFYQADLGLHKAFSLWNEASKFDFRAEAFNVLNKTNYAAANSTFGGSSFGTITSAYPARQLQLAAKIIF, from the coding sequence TTGCGACCAAATCGCATCGTAATGCTTCCGCTTCTAGCGGCCAGTGCTGTTGTAATGTCTCTGCCCGCTGCGGCCCAGTTTGATTCGGGTGCCGTGATTGGTTATGTCCGCGACAGTGCAGGTGCGGCTATCCCGAATGCCACCGTTTCGCTGACGAATGTGGAAACCAGCGTGACCGTTACCCGTAAGGCCGATGGCGAGGGCAAGTTCGAATTCCCCAGCGTCAAGATCGGCGACTACCGTGTTACGGCTGATGCCGGCGGTTTCTCGCGTTCTGACAGCGGTGTCTTCTCGCTCAACGTCAACGCCCGTCAGCGTGTGGATCTCTCTCTGAAGCCTGGTTCGGCTTCGGACGTGGTTGAGGTCACTGCCGCCGCATCGCTGCTGGAAACCGAGAACAGTTCGAAGAGCCAACTCATTGGCACGCGTGAAGTTGAGAACCTGCCGTTGAACGGCCGTTCTTACGCCGATCTCACCCTGCTCTCCACTGGTGTTCGTAAGTCTGCACTGGAAAACAATGGCACCACCAGCAGCCGTGAAGCTTCGTTCAACGTGAACGGTATCCGTTCCGCGTTTAACAACTTCCTGCTGGACGGTCTGGATAACAACAACTACGGCACGTCGAACCAGGGCTTCGCGAACGAAAACATCGCTCCCTCGCCAGACGCAGTAGACGAGTTCCGTGTCGAGACCAATAACTACTCTGCAGAGTTCGGCCGCCAGGTTGGCGCTGTGATCAATGCTGCGGTTCGTCGCGGTACCAACCAGTTCCACGGTCGTGCATGGGACTACGTCCGCAACACGATGTTCAACGCAACTGGTCCCTTCCTTGCTCCAGGACAGACCAAGCCCAAGTTCATCCGCAACCAGTTTGGTGGCACACTGGGCGGCTACATCTGGAAGGATCACACCTTCTTCTTCGGTGACTACGAAGGCGTGCGTCAGATCTTCAACAACGCATCGACCGCGTCCACGATCCTTACTAACAATCAGCGGAACGGTCTGTTCTATCTGAACGACGACACTTCCAATCCGAACAACGCAATTCCGTTGCAGGATCCCATCACGGGTCGCACGTTCCTTGGTTCGATTCCGCAGGCACAGTGGACGACGTTTGCGCGTAACGTCGTCGCGGCTCTGCCCACAACCAATGTGGCTGGTCTGTCCAACAACTTCGTCATCGCTCCGCGCGGCATTATCAATGACGACAAGGGCGACTTCCGTCTGGATCACACCTTCAACCAGAAGGTGACCATCTTCGCGCGTTATAGCCAGCACCGCGGTTACATTTACGATCCGCCGGGCATCACTGGTATTGCGGGTGGTAACAGCAACGGCAACGTAACCATCCGCAACAAGAACATTATGGGCGGCGTCACCTGGGCAGTTACACCGTCGCAGTTGCTGGATGCGCGTTTCGGCTGGTCACGCAACATCGGCCAGAAGTTCCCAGTCAATGTAGGTCAGCAGTCGATCCTGGTACAAAGCGGTATCACCGACGGTTTGCCGACCGACCCACGCATTGTGCGTTCGCTGAATGCACAGTCTGTCACGGGTTATTCGCAGTTCGGCAACCAGTCATCGAATCCGCAGTTCCAGAACCCGATGGTCTTCAATCCGAAGGTGAACTACACCATCGTCAAGGGCAAGCACAGTGTGAAGTTTGGTTATGAGTTCCAGGAGATCCACACGGAACTGAACGACTTCAATCCGAGCTATGGCCAGGACAACTACGCTGGTCAGTACTCAAAGAACGGCAACCCTGTAAACACCACGGTGACGGGCAGCAATCCCAGCCTGTCGTCGCAGTTGCAACAGGCACAGAACATGGCTGACTTCCTCTTTGGCAACCGTTCGTCGTATTCGCTGACAACGTATGCCATTGTGAATCTGCGTCAGCGCTACAACTTCATGTATGTGCAGGACGACATCAAGGTCACACCGCAGCTTACGGTCAACGCTGGTCTGCGCTATGAAATCGTCACGCCGCAATGGGAACGAGACAACAAGCTGGCGAACTTCGATCCTGCAACCAAGACACTGGTACAGGCAAAGAACGGCAGCATCTACGATCGCTCGCTGGTAAACACGCCGAAGAAGAACTTCGGTCCACGTCTCGGCTTTGCGTATCAGATGTCGCCGAAGACCGTAATGCGCGGTGGTTATGGCATCGGTTACACGCAGTGGAACCGTGCTGGTGGCGAAAACAACCTGACGTATAACGGCCCGAACGTTGTGAACGCCAGCATCTCGCAGGTAGCACCGACCGCTGCTGCGCTCTGCACCAGCGATACGCAGTTGCAGTCGGCATGCTTCCGTCAGACGCAGCAGGGTTATAGCAACGTGTTGACGACAGCGGCATACTTCAATCCTGCTAACGTCACATCACGCTACATCCCGAAGAACTTCCAGACCGGCTATCTGCAGAGCTACTTCCTGGGTGTGCAGCAGCAGTTGGGCAACGGTTGGCTGATGGATCTTAGCTACGTTGGCAACAAGGGTACACACTTCCAGATCCTCGCGGACTACAACCAGGCAACACCTTGCGTTGGCAGCACCTGCGGAAACCTGGCAGCACGTCGTCCAGTGCAAGGCTTCGGCGATATCGAAATCGCGTGGGGTGGTGGCAGCACTAACTACAACTCCATGCAGTTCAAGGTAGAGAAGCGTACGAAGCTTGGTCTGTACCTGCTGAACGCATTTACCTGGAGCCGCGACTTCGATCTCTCTGGTGGTCACCTCGAGACTTCGAATGGCGACAACAGCCGTGTGAACTATGCGAACCCGAGCATGGACTACGGCCCATCAGGTTACGATCAGCCGCTCGCAGACACGCTTTCTGTGGTGTATGACCTGCCTTATGGTCGCGGTCGTCGCTTCGGTAGCAACGCGAATAAGTTTGTAGATGAAGTGTTGGGCGGATGGCAGCTCACGCTGATCAACAACATGACCAGCGGTGCACCGATCAACATCAACTACTCGCTCTCCAGCGGATCGTCGCTGTTTGGAACCGATCTGTATACCTATCGCCCGAACCGCAACGTCGGCGTGCCGCTCTATGGCTCGCGCACCAAGACAGCCACCACCGTAACGGGTGTATTTAACTCCGCTGCGTTCTCCATTCCCACCACAAGCCCGTGGGGAACCGCTTCACGTAACCTTGGGCGTACGAATGGCTTCTACCAGGCTGATCTTGGTCTGCACAAGGCATTCTCGCTCTGGAACGAGGCATCGAAGTTCGACTTCCGTGCAGAAGCCTTCAACGTGCTGAACAAGACCAACTACGCCGCAGCAAACAGCACCTTCGGTGGTAGCAGCTTCGGCACAATCACCAGTGCATATCCAGCACGTCAACTGCAGCTCGCGGCGAAGATCATTTTCTAA
- a CDS encoding Rieske 2Fe-2S domain-containing protein, with product MKLRNDRIDPGTQPATELIFGEWYPAMRSEGLRRGKTTTLLLLGVPLLVGRKNDGGIFAMRDLCPHRGIPLSAGWFDGETVQCKYHGWRFEPCGGQCVEIPSLTQIDTLEPTKIYAGAYPCREVDGYAWVYLPEAGSGRITDETVLPPVPEVPKFSGKYRSAHLQADLPCNVDHGIIGLMDPAHGPFVHRAWWWRSAASIHEKTKHFEPIPDGFRMASHAPSKNSAPYKLLGVYGSDVTTTIDFVLPNRRYEVIRAGEKWFASLTTVTPITPSTCRIDVMACWNIFYSVPLVPMIASYFGAKFVQQDQETMVEQAEGLRFRPAMMLIDDADKPAKWYFALKQRRLTGKGEHPLSGPVDLHWRS from the coding sequence ATGAAGTTACGCAACGACAGGATTGACCCCGGCACCCAGCCTGCCACGGAACTCATCTTTGGTGAGTGGTACCCCGCCATGCGGTCCGAGGGGCTGCGGAGGGGGAAAACCACCACACTCCTGCTGTTGGGAGTTCCCCTCCTTGTAGGCCGGAAGAACGATGGTGGGATCTTTGCCATGCGGGATCTGTGTCCCCACCGGGGTATACCCCTGTCGGCGGGGTGGTTTGATGGGGAGACGGTCCAGTGCAAGTACCACGGGTGGCGGTTCGAGCCCTGTGGTGGACAGTGCGTCGAGATCCCGTCTCTTACCCAGATCGATACGCTGGAGCCTACCAAGATCTATGCGGGGGCTTATCCGTGCCGTGAGGTGGATGGTTACGCGTGGGTCTACCTGCCGGAAGCAGGTTCGGGGCGTATTACAGATGAGACGGTTCTGCCGCCTGTGCCCGAGGTGCCCAAGTTCTCCGGGAAGTATCGTAGTGCGCATCTGCAGGCTGACCTGCCATGCAATGTGGATCACGGCATCATTGGCCTGATGGATCCTGCGCATGGACCGTTCGTCCATCGGGCTTGGTGGTGGCGCAGTGCTGCATCCATCCATGAGAAGACCAAGCACTTCGAGCCCATTCCGGATGGATTCCGCATGGCATCGCACGCGCCCAGTAAGAACTCCGCACCATACAAGCTGCTTGGGGTTTATGGCAGCGATGTGACGACGACCATCGACTTCGTCCTGCCCAATCGCCGCTATGAGGTGATCCGTGCGGGTGAGAAGTGGTTTGCCTCACTGACTACGGTCACGCCGATCACGCCTTCCACCTGCCGTATTGATGTGATGGCGTGCTGGAACATCTTCTACAGTGTTCCGTTGGTGCCCATGATTGCCAGCTACTTCGGTGCCAAGTTCGTACAGCAGGATCAGGAGACGATGGTGGAACAGGCCGAAGGGCTGCGCTTCCGCCCTGCGATGATGCTGATCGACGACGCCGACAAGCCAGCGAAGTGGTACTTCGCCCTGAAGCAGCGGCGACTCACCGGCAAGGGCGAACATCCGCTGAGCGGGCCGGTCGATCTGCACTGGCGCAGCTAA